The window TGTAGTGGAAACTCCAAAGTGGACACCTCTAACTTCAGGTCACTAcgtttggtcccaagttggttgtcaGGGCGCCTCtctgacagcacttgtcagtcccaaaggtgaccttgatagagaggtcctactgtgcTCCAATAAATAAACTGTCGATGCCAGAAGAATGTCTTGTTCATCTTTCTGGGAGAGAGCGGGGGGTCAACAGAGACTAAAAAATCTTGACATGCTAAATTCAAAGGTACTGTACCTCTTCTAAATTTTCCACACAAGGTTTCTGGCACAAAGTGCAAAGACAGTCAAAGACTAAAAATGTGAACGCATTGATCTGCCTTCCTTTGACGGTAACCTTTTCATTGATACGTATCATGAGTCGAACAAATGCGATCCAATGCGCCACACCCGTATTCCTCATGGTCACATGATCTTGATACATACGTCGACAAGCACCGATAAGTCCGCACCTAAAATTGTATTCTGGTATTGCTGATTCCTCTTCTGCTTCATATTCGCGCTAAAATGAATGAAACAAGTGTGATAATTTGCAAGAATAATGCTTTTTACAATTCTAAATCCCAGTTAGTGCAAAATGGTGCTCTGATCAAGTTATCACAATGTGGACAATCTCACTAATCACGGGTTGTGGTTTTGCATGAGGCAGAGAGACAAGTGCTCTTTCACTTCGAAGTGAAGTTAACCTGCTATGGGCAGTGATTAGTTGAATATCCTACCCTTACTACCTATTCCTCTAAGAAACGCTTTGGATTTCCTGTATATCTATATAAAAAGGAGGTAGATTTGAACTCCACTGCTTTTCATACTGAAATCACAGTGACcattatttcattcttttttcgCAGTCACTTGCCTGACATATGACTTGACATATTCCAGCTGCCGTTCTGTAGTAGACACCCCCGAGACATGCTCTGTACACAACCTCTTCAGCTACTTTTTCAAGAACATGGCTTCCTAGTGCGCTCggttctgaaaaataaaattacTGGAGGAACTAATTTCTGACTAGCAACATCAGTGTATTTTCTTTGCTTCAAATCATATGGACAGTCCCATTCATTCAGATCTTTTAAACTTTGAaagcatgtacatttgtactggTAGGGTAGTAGTACATAGCAAATGTGAAATTGCCAGTTAACCAACCCTTTTGCTGCAGGTGACGTGGCTTCTGCTTTTTTTGCTCCCGCACAGAGAAATGATGAAAAAGGCAAAAATTAGACAATcaaaccaggtacatgtacttactttcaATGGCTTTCTTGATGAAGGGCCTAGCAGTGACATCATAGCCGTCAAGGTCTATCTGATCCCACCCAAGAACCTCAACCATGGGGAAGACTGAAATGTGGGCTTTAAAATTAGTTGAATAAACATTGAATACGACACTTCAGAACTTCTATCTCAGAAGAAAAGACTACAGTacggtttgcgcataactgacTAAGCAGTTTACAGACCAGGCATGCAGAGCCAGCTGGCTCTGTGAGCAGAGAGCGGACTGGTCTAGTTGCTCTAGCCTCTAGTCTAGActtagtcgaatgaaccatagccgtatattggctgagacaaatTACGCCATCTTCCTTgaagtatttttccttttttcgtCTGAAGTTTTAACTATAAGACTAGTCTTAGACTCTATTTTTAAGGGTAGGTATAGCATGTATATAGGCTTAATAGGCCTATACGACACAACCAGCACACAATCGATACTGAGATCGTGAGATAGCATAGCCTAGGGCTAAATACATATGCTCTGCTTAAATTGACTACGATCACCCTCCAAATTATATACCTTTTTTTATCCCTTTTAACAGCGAAAACGAAGAAACGGTGATCAAAAATCAAACCGGAAGTTCAAGCAACATTGAGAAACTCCAAAGAAaagagatatttttgtcacaataaAAATCGAAACATTGACTCGTAATTCGATCATCACTTTATGTAAAATATTTTGAGACATTCATAACTTGTACACATATTTTCAGAAAAGAGTACGTGACCTTGAAATTCTGGAAAAACCGAAGTCCCCTCAGCGATTTatttttgtttcccatatttggcacagGCGCAggcgtcataatttattcatacgaatgAGGTTATGGGAATCCCCACGTACATTCTACAGTCATGCAATGACGCTGCAgcataaattatgccaaatTTGGGCAACAAACAGCCGCACCTGGTGCGAAAAATTAAAATCGctcgcgggaaatacgaattagCCTCGATCCGCTCCATGGTCATCCCCATCTATTAAAAGACTTCAGCTCCAGTGACGTATTTACGATAAATCCCAAAACGAGGCCGTACCACAGAATTGGCCGGGGACCAAATaatgatcagccaacaagcctgtatgggcggttattgccgcaaatattcaccaacgcgcgagggatagcaagttactcctagaagccgatgaggcgtatagttcgtggcgcgtacagctgtaatttctaatctgcatttcctagaatcgttgtgagggatagataccgcccatacccttcctgctaccttaatacttctgggttgttCCAGAGCATGCGGTGTAACCAATTCCATCCCCGACCCATCTTTAAACCACGCAAGGACTCCATTGAGAGGGCAGTCGAAACGTCTTCTGTCCGGTTTTACAGCTATAAATTGTTCTGTCATTTTGTCTGGAGATGGCGCTGCAGTAGTTGCCACTTCTGATTAGTTAACAGTTTTGGTACTTCTGAGTAGCAGCCGACGAAATTGCGCAACGGCTGGTGAAAGGTTACAAAACTTCAGATTACTGGAGTATCATTCACATATGATTTGGTGTGTGACTTTTACATGACCGACCTCAATCGTCTTATTTCTCCTAGTTATTTCTCTTCGGTCAGATAAACATCCTGTCAGCTGTTGAGCACCTCCATTCTAACAATGAAAAAGACCAAACACACGTCACAGGCCCTTGCCcctaatacatgtactcaaggGCCTGTGCTCACGTCATCCGATCCATCCACCAGACTTCTTCTTTCTTGGGTTCTTATGATCTCTGTACTtcatgttgatgtttttttcttatttttaccAGATTTCAGTTGAATTGGAATCGTCATGGCTCGCTGTTTATTCACAAGATCATACTGTCGACTCTTGAGCTCCAATGCACGAGAGAGGAAAACTAAGGTAATGCTTGATAGGATGATCCGTGTGGACCATGCTGGGGAGTTTGGAGCCAACAGAATCTATGAGGGCCAGATGGCTGTCCTGGGAAAGACTGAAGTGGGGCCAGTTATTCAGGTGAGCTTAATGCCGTAATGTGTGTGATTTCAG is drawn from Lineus longissimus chromosome 1, tnLinLong1.2, whole genome shotgun sequence and contains these coding sequences:
- the LOC135486941 gene encoding MIF4G domain-containing protein-like — its product is MVEVLGWDQIDLDGYDVTARPFIKKAIEKPSALGSHVLEKVAEEVVYRACLGGVYYRTAAGICQVICQREYEAEEESAIPEYNFRCGLIGACRRMYQDHVTMRNTGVAHWIAFVRLMIRINEKVTVKGRQINAFTFLVFDCLCTLCQKPCVENLEETDLLCSILHDVGQNLYENSPKKMEEVISHCRDMIIENDTDPDVRHMLMEIVELKASNWKLPETVSQFYYER